The following are from one region of the Gossypium hirsutum isolate 1008001.06 chromosome D03, Gossypium_hirsutum_v2.1, whole genome shotgun sequence genome:
- the LOC107909405 gene encoding DNA-3-methyladenine glycosylase 1, whose product MPKRKQISTMNHPPPQTTAITTRTTVKKLRENPTPSSKIPFQSRKIRKLTTTATVVDNDPTKSPHPPLIKIPKSLSTKPEIDAALNHLRSADPLLAALISTHAPPKLSPNNSPFLSLTKSIIFQQLATKAANSIYTRFVSLCGTHSDVVPNRVLSLTPQKLRETGVSARKASYLHDLSDKFSTGFLSDTLILTADDETLFQMLTSVKGIGPWSVHMFMIFSLHRPDVLPVGDLGVRKGVQCLYGLKDLPKPMQMEQICEKWRPYRSVGSWYMWRLMEAKTTKGNNGNAQGVVEDDQSGGF is encoded by the coding sequence ATGCCCAAACGCAAACAAATTTCAACCATGAACCATCCTCCGCCGCAAACCACCGCGATCACCACTAGAACCACCGTAAAAAAGCTCCGTGAAAACCCCACACCGTCCTCCAAAATCCCATTCCAGTCCCGCAAAATCCGAAAACTCACCACCACTGCAACCGTCGTCGACAACGACCCAACCAAATCCCCTCACCCTCCCCtcataaaaatccctaaatctctaTCAACAAAACCCGAAATCGACGCCGCTCTTAACCACCTCCGCTCAGCCGATCCTCTCCTCGCCGCCCTCATTTCAACCCATGCCCCACCAAAACTCTCCCCTAATAACTCCCCCTTCCTCTCTCTCACCAAATCCATAATCTTCCAACAACTCGCCACCAAAGCGGCCAATTCAATCTACACCCGCTTTGTCTCCCTATGCGGAACCCATTCCGACGTCGTTCCGAACAGGGTCCTTTCTCTCACCCCACAAAAGCTCAGAGAAACCGGCGTCTCCGCTCGCAAAGCAAGCTACCTCCACGACCTCTCCGATAAGTTCTCGACTGGGTTTTTGTCGGACACTTTGATTCTCACGGCAGACGATGAAACGTTGTTCCAAATGTTGACGTCGGTGAAAGGGATCGGTCCTTGGTCAGTCCACATGTTCATGATATTCTCGTTGCACAGACCTGATGTTTTGCCGGTCGGTGACCTTGGTGTAAGGAAAGGGGTGCAGTGTTTGTATGGGTTAAAGGATTTGCCTAAACCAATGCAAATGGAACAGATTTGTGAGAAATGGAGGCCTTATAGATCGGTTGGGTCTTGGTATATGTGGAGGCTTATGGAAGCTAAAACTACAAAAGGGAATAATGGCAATGCTCAGGGTGTTGTTGAAGATGATCAAAGTGGAgggttttga